Proteins encoded by one window of Halichondria panicea chromosome 8, odHalPani1.1, whole genome shotgun sequence:
- the LOC135340155 gene encoding uncharacterized protein LOC135340155, producing MRWRAAHSSKLKGEAFMLYYTPVWIGIMAVIVLGKWYERFSSNDYLLTGLCLSLPCILVPLVLARSDPTEKHTPIFNRYIIKANIFIAIISYLGNHFYTHYFYKVLGMRYTGPLAEGKGWDINHVPASMYAMTHVYFMSYHVLVTPVLRATNSLFTSRNLKLTSLVVVVCVVAFLTAFAETLTISGFPYYTYPDFYQMLTKGSVFYCTFFVVTFPWFYRMDEDPTDLWPIGRVAMEALAAMMVVLLCADIWRLLIERFGSLPIDVPYA from the coding sequence ATGAGGTGGAGAGCGGCTCATTCCAGCAAGCTCAAAGGGGAAGCGTTCATGCTCTACTACACACCCGTTTGGATAGGCATCATGGCTGTCATTGTGCTCGGAAAATGGTACGAGCGTTTCTCCTCAAACGATTACCTTCTCACAGGTCTCTGTCTGTCTCTACCGTGCATTCTAGTGCCTCTCGTTCTAGCAAGAAGTGATCCAACCGAAAAACACACCCCTATTTTTAATCGCTACATCATCAAAGCTAACATCTTTATCGCTATCATTAGCTACCTTGGAAACCATTTTTACACACATTACTTCTACAAAGTTCTTGGTATGCGATATACTGGTCCACTGGCGGAAGGAAAAGGCTGGGACATCAATCATGTGCCTGCCTCAATGTACGCAATGACTCATGTCTACTTCATGAGTTATCACGTCTTGGTGACACCTGTACTAAGAGCTACTAATTCATTATTTACAAGCCGTAACCTCAAGTTAACGAGTTTGGtcgtggtggtgtgtgtggttgcCTTCCTGACTGCATTTGCCGAGACTTTAACAATTAGTGGATTTCCTTACTACACGTATCCTGATTTCTACCAGATGCTCACTAAAGGATCGGTGTTTTACTGTACTTTCTTTGTTGTGACGTTTCCGTGGTTTTATCGAATGGACGAAGATCCCACTGACCTTTGGCCTATTGGCCGTGTTGCCATGGAAGCATTGGCTGCTATGATGGTAGTGCTCTTGTGTGCGGACATTTGGAGACTGTTAATTGAGAGATTTGGCAGTCTACCTATTGATGTGCCTTATGCCTAG
- the LOC135340152 gene encoding pre-mRNA-processing factor 19-like: MALICSISNEVPEEPVLSPVSNHVFEKRLILKFVQQTGNDPMNGEPLSEDQLLDIKIDPMVKSRPPSATSIPAILKLLQDEWDACMLHTFTLRQQLQTARQELSHALYQHDAACRVIARLTKEVTAAREALATLKPQAAGLAPQAREQAVAEVGRVQQETMDMEPAPGEMTEEILQKLQDTAGLLTAERKKRGKKPPEGLTSTDEIANFKQLSTHPGLHSASSPGILALDLSGDTTKALTGGADKMAVVFNKETEQIVATLKGHSKKITNVIYHPRENIGITSSPDTTIRVWDIDAGSALNVIRVHDGPVTGISLHATGDYLLSCSTDQFWAFSDIRSGRLVSKATDPDSAGLTCAQFHPDGLIFGTGTADSVVKIWDLRQKSNAANFPGHSGQITTIAFSENGYYLASAAEDSVVKLWDLRKLNNFKTLELDQDYQVQSVCFDQTGTYLAVGGTDIQIYLCKQWTLLKTFTDHAEPVTGVRFGKNAAFVASVSLDRSLKYFGN, from the exons ATGGCGTTGATCTGTTCAA TCAGCAACGAGGTCCCTGAGGAGCCTGTCCTGTCGCCGGTGTCCAACCATGTTTTCGAGAAGCGACTCATTCTCAAATTTGTTCAGCAGACAGGAAATGATCCGATGAATGGAGAGCCTCTCAGTGAAGATCAGTTGCTGGATATCAAAA TTGACCCGATGGTTAAGTCTCGCCCCCCTTCTGCTACTAGTATACCCGCCATCTTGAAACTACTGCAGGACGAGTGG GATGCGTGCATGCTGCACACGTTCACATTGAGGCAGCAGCTACAAACTGCAAGACAAG AGCTCTCCCATGCCCTATACCAGCACGACGCTGCTTGTCGTGTGATTGCCAGACTCACTAAAGAAGTGACAGCTGCTCGAGAAG CTCTTGCTACACTCAAGCCTCAAGCTGCAGGACTAGCGCCTCAGGCTAGGGAACAG GCTGTAGCAGAAGTGGGGAGGGTGCAACAAGAAACCATGGATATGGAG CCTGCCCCTGGTGAAATGACCGAAGAAATACTCCAGAAG CTTCAAGACACTGCTGGACTGCTCACGGCAGAGAGGAAAAAG AGAGGAAAGAAACCTCCCGAGGGACTCACCTCAACAGATGAGATTGCAAACTTCAAGCAGCTTTCCACTCACCCG GGTCTCCATAGCGCCAGTAGTCCGGGTATCCTAGCACTGGACCTGTCGGGAGACACCACCAAAGCTCTCACAG GTGGTGCGGATAAAATGGCGGTTGTCTTCAACAAAGAGACGGAACAGATCGTAGCCACTCTTAAAGGGCATTCTAAGAAAATCACGAACGTTATTTACCATCCCCGAGAGAACATTGGCATTACCTCCTCTCCCGACACCACCATCAGGGTGTGGGATATTGATGCTGGCTCTGCCCTTAACGTCATTCGG GTTCATGATGGTCCAGTCACTGGTATCAGTCTGCACGCCACTGGTGACTACCTGCTCAGTTGCTCTACTGATCAG TTCTGGGCTTTCTCGGACATTCGCTCTGGTCGTCTGGTGAGCAAGGCAACTGATCCCGACTCTGCAG GGTTGACCTGTGCTCAGTTCCATCCTGATGGTCTCATTTTTGGGACCGGAACAGCAGATAG TGTTGTTAAGATTTGGGACCTGAGACAGAAGTCCAATGCTGCCAATTTCCCGGGTCACAGTGGACAAATCACCACCATTGCCTTCTCAGAGAACGG CTACTACCTTGCTTCTGCTGCTGAAGATTCTGTAGTGAAACTATGGGACTTGAGAAAACTCAATAACTTCAAAACTCTTGAACTGGATCAGGACTACCAG GTTCAATCAGTGTGCTTCGATCAAACTGGAACATacttagccgttggtggaacAGACATACA GATTTACTTGTGCAAGCAATGGACTCTGCTAAAGACCTTCACTGATCATGCCGAACCTGTGACAGGTGTTCGATTCGGAAAGAATGCTGCCTTTGTTGCCTCCGTGTCTTTGGACAGAAGCCTCAAGTATTTTGGAAATTAA
- the LOC135339892 gene encoding filamin-C-like, with the protein MDIDIQADELLAELGIATGCPVAPPPAASAPPPVPPPPAAVSAPPPPPPPPAAGAPPPPPPPPPPSSSGGYRAQKKAQDDVNEVFDSVISFASKTSAKKSKTPPKVAPKPKRKIHVSSHTMKVKSPTAKDAPKLPAPPASAPAPPAPAPPPAPKKDESKQRAPSTSEGGIVPKSPKPEPVPVPAAFSVPAPVPMVAFGPGLETFEVNCFGDFQVSCPHDITIDDLEVTVKGPSGTKPVEIDEHGNGQFSCSYLPAIAGDHIVSIKVDDEHIPGSPFTAQVQFAQYTDKCIAEGPGLLSGTTTDPCQFTIRAKTDSGYARMRIHVVGPSKAEPIEMVEDSEKNCVNVTYHPSAPGDYTVRVLWGDANVHGSPFTVPVTGDFVNDASKVRVTGDGLKGGNVNVPIKFFVEGEAGAGSGPLGVRMVGPSKPSITADDSSEEGVELTIVCQDPGEYQLILKWGNDEVPSSPYTINVEGEGRQVRPDLCTASGPGISSGSVGDAVKFTVDIPDTAGPGSLGVSVAGPHPPKPIEIVNQQDGTMEVTYHPIAPGDYKIDIQWANEHISGSPFTATISGIAVRNAREVDATGEIISIGEMKCNQLGTINVVPKTAAGAGPLRAKLEGPSKAELELAMNPDGTMLVSFIPKDAGDYKLHLLWGDGEEQDENEINGSPFSVKVSN; encoded by the exons ATGGACATTGACATACAAGCAGACGAGCTTCTTGCAGAGCTAGGTATCGCTACAGGGTGTCCTGTGGCCCCACCACCAGCAGCGAGTGCCCCACCACCCGTTCCCCCACCACCAGCAGCAGTGAGTGctccaccacctccacctccACCTCCAGCAGCGGGTgctccaccaccaccacctcctccaccacctcCATCAAGCTCTGGAGGATATAGAGCTCAAAAGAAAGCTCAAGATGATGTAAATGAAGTGTTTGACTCTGTGATCAGTTTTGCGTCAAAAACATCTGCGAAGAAATCCAAAACTCCCCCAAAAGTGGCTCCGAAACCCAAGAGAAAGATACATGTCAGTTCCCATACAATGAAAGTCAAGAGCCCAACGGCTAAAGATGCTCCCAAGCTTCCTGCTCCCCCGGCTTCAGCTCCTGCCCCTCCAGCTCCTGCCCCTCCACCTGCACCAAAAAAAGACGAGTCTAAGCAGCGAGCCCCCAGCACGAGCGAAGGTGGCATTGTCCCTAAGAGCCCTAAGCCTGAGCCAGTTCCGGTCCCAGCAGCATTTTCAGTGCCAGCTCCTGTACCAATGGTGGCTTTTGGACCAG GTCTTGAGACTTTTGAGGTGAACTGTTTCGGAGATTTCCAAGTGTCGTGCCCACATGACATCACAATTGACGACCTCGAAGTCACCGTCAAAGGACCTTCTGGAACTAAGCCTGTGGAAATCGATGAGCATGGAAATGGCCAGTTCTCTTGTTCTTACCTCCCTGCTATTGCTGGAGATCATATTGTTTCGATCAAAGTCGATGACGAGCATATACCTGGCAGCCCCTTCACAGCCCAAGTACAGTTTGCTCAATACACTGACAAATGCATCGCCGAGGGGCCTGGTCTTCTTTCTGGAACGACTACCGATCCTTGCCAATTCACCATCCGAGCCAAGACTGACTCTGGATATGCACGCATGAGAATTCACGTTGTGGGTCCATCCAAAGCCGAGCCGATTGAGATGGTTGAAGATTCCGAGAAGAACTGTGTGAATGTTACCTACCATCCCTCTGCTCCGGGTGACTATACTGTGAGGGTCCTCTGGGGAGATGCCAACGTCCATGGCAGTCCATTCACCGTACCTGTTACTGGAGATTTTGTGAACGATGCATCTAAAGTACGAGTTACCGGAGACGGCCTCAAGGGAGGAAACGTGAACGTTCCAATCAAATTTTTTGTGGAAGGAGAAGCCGGAGCTGGTTCTGGTCCTCTTGGAGTAAGGATGGTGGGTCCGTCCAAGCCGTCTATCACTGCTGATGATTCGAGCGAGGAGGGGGTGGAGCTTACTATTGTTTGTCAAGATCCAGGTGAGTACCAACTCATTCTCAAGTGGGGAAATGACGAAGTCCCTAGCAGTCCTTACACTATTAACGTGGAGGGTGAAGGCCGTCAAGTTCGTCCCGATCTCTGCACTGCGTCTGGACCCGGAATTTCCTCTGGCTCTGTTGGTGATGCTGTCAAGTTCACTGTTGATATCCCAGATACCGCTGGCCCCGGGTCTCTTGGCGTGTCTGTTGCTGGACCACACCCACCGAAACCGATTGAGATTGTTAACCAACAAGATGGAACTATGGAAGTGACCTATCACCCGATTGCACCCGGAGATTACAAAATCGACATTCAATGGGCCAACGAGCATATTTCAGGAAGTCCGTTTACTGCCACCATCTCTGGAATTGCTGTCCGTAACGCTAGAGAGGTCGATGCAACTGGAGAAATTATTAGTATTGGTGAGATGAAGTGTAATCAACTCGGAACGATCAATGTGGTACCGAAAACAGCAGCTGGTGCAGGTCCGCTTCGAGCCAAACTGGAGGGTCCTTCTAAAGCTGAACTGGAGTTGGCGATGAATCCTGACGGTACCATGCTCGTTTCGTTCATCCCCAAGGATGCGGGAGATTACAAGCTCCACCTACTGTGGGGAGATGGAGAGGAGCAAGACGAAAATGAAATCAACGGCAGTCCATTCTCAGTCAAGGTCTCCAACTAA